Below is a genomic region from Larimichthys crocea isolate SSNF chromosome IV, L_crocea_2.0, whole genome shotgun sequence.
TGAAGCCAACATTAAAaattcatcagttcatcaaaatcaaaaagttaAAGACTCACAGATGAAGTCACAAAaactttggttgtttttttttgttgcacagttgtcaaaaaataaaacatcctacTTCACAGTGGACATTCCTGACAGGTTTGTACTAAAACATCTAGTGTTGAAACATGAAGGCCATTTGCGAATACAGGAAAAGCGCTCAAAGTAAAcaaacttcatattttaaaacattacaatTTACAAAAATAGATTCCtgcatttcaaaagaaataGTTATTAAAAAATAGTTGTACAAATCTCCATAATATCTAAAGGTTTATTGTAGCACCCCCTGCTGCCCAGGTAGGGGACGTGGTCATGAAAGAGGAATCCTGCAGTACAGTTAAAGGCacaaactgtatatatataatctgACTGTATAAAtgtgagatatagagaaaatACAGGTCTTCCTTCCTGCTATAAGACGtgaaaacattaataacttAGATGTCGTTGTTGTTTAGTGTTCCTCccttattttatatgtttaaaataGTGGATTACTTTCATGTGGCGTAGCATATAGGAGCCTTACTTATATAAATCAGACATGCTGAATTCAGTGTCATacacaaaagatgaagaaaacttTCATTGAGATTCATTAAGATGCATAGAAAGAAACCAATcaccaaagacaaaaaagaaaattctaGGGGAGGATGAGAGACTTGGTTTTGGAGTGTGCAGTGTGAATAACAATAAAACGCTTTGAATTAAAACTCTTAAATACAATCCTTTTTCATTCCAATTCTCTCCCATTACATGTGATGCGCACTCTGCTGCTTTCTCCAGTTTATGAGAATCATGTTCAGAGGATTGTCTTCCTACACTAGAAGCACTTCCACTTCTCCTGGGTCGAtaattttgtcctttttatttatgattgGCTGAGGCTCACCTTCATCCAGCCCCTCTTTGGTCGGTGATTGGAAGCCATTGTCGCCACATGGGCTGGAGTCCGTAGACAGTGGTGGCTTAGGCGACGACTCATAACCCGATTCTGCTGCCTCAACAATCCGTTCACTGTCGTCTTCATGTACCGCTGTCTCCGTTTCCTCCTGATGCTCCTCATCAGCGTCCTGTTTCTTGCTTCCTATCAGCTGCTGGAGAATTGTCTGCGGAGATGACTTGCCTTGCAGAGATTTCCTAGGGACATCCTCCACCACAGTGGTGACATTTATCACATCCTCCTCTACCCCATCCTCCATGGTGATGGTGCCTGTGGTTGGCTCCGTCCCATTGGTGATGTCGCTCTGGCTCTCCTCTGACACAGGAATCACCACCTCCAGCACGGGATTTATCAGATCTCTGATTTCATTCACGCTATCAGGAGACTTGGGAGACTTGGGAACCTCAGGCAGGTCTgcgtcctcctcgtcctcccctTGGTCCTCCTCTTTAACATCAAACATCTCTGCATCCTCCTCTGGGATAAGCTCCACACCTGGGACCTCCAAACAGGACTCAAAGGGCAGAGGAACCCCATCCAGCTGGATCATGGACACCACCTGCCTGCGCCTTTTCCCAGAGCATCCTCCTTCAATGCCGCCAACATCAACAGAGCCGTCTGCCTCATCACCACCAAATTTAGCAGCCCAGTCCACTGAAGGAGTTTCCCCGAGCAGGTGTAGGTTGGGGTCACTGCTGGTCAGGATGATGCTGTCCCTGTACAGGTTGTGTCTCCTCTGGACAGCCGCCTCCTTCACAGctggacaaagaaagaaaacaaaaaaatcaaatatattacAAAATGTACTTTGATGAAATCTATTCCAACTACCACTGCTACTACCATGGAAATAATAATGTCTAAATCTTATGTACTTTGGCCCTTACCCATCATTATGTCCTTGGAGACAGACTGCAGCACCACCTCCTCGAACAGGTTTTCCACCAGCAGGAAACGGGAGAAGTCCTCAAAGATTAGCTCTTTGAAGTGAGGCAGCTCCTAAGGATGAGGGGTCGGAGATGAGCTTCAAAATGCTTTCAGTGGTCAGAGCATTGCCtacatttcaaatgtatcaaCTTGGTGATATTTAAGGGAAGGGTTGAGTCAAAGTCACACTCCTCCACTGGCCGTGGGTGAATCAGGAATCAGAACCAATACTTGCAAATTTTCATAGATGTTAGCTAAGTATTAATTCAATATTTATATGCAAATGTCACATTGTTAATGGCCTAAACACAAATTCAGTTCAGTCATTGGAGAGAAAGTCCAAGATTACTTATGCTGAAAAGTTTCTTAAAGCTTGGCCAAcgagaatggaggatttatcaatgcGCTTATCTTGACATGATGCCGCCTCCATTCTGAAGAAGCTGGCCTCTCTGGCTTGTCTAAGGACAGTGACACAACTACTCTATGTCCACAATAATCATTAATCTACAGTGGTCCAACactgttatctgactctgtaaaGGCTTCTATGTTATCTACTTCTATTGTGTctagggagtgagacagcctatcctctgaccttggtttCATCTGCTGTGAATCTCAAGGAAAATAAGTCAGTTTTcccataacaatctaagatgATGTCAAGACATATGCTTGACTCTGTGTAACCCCCATGTGTGGCATGCTTGAATAGAAAATTCTCTCACAGTGTACAATCCTGTAATGATATATGGTACACTGTAATGCCTGCAATTTAAACAAGAGTATAAAATGATAGCGTGTGAAGAAAGACGTGATGGGAAGCCAGCCACATTGGGTACTACTTACAGGTGAGCAGGATGGCGAGAGATGCTGCAGCATGTATGGGATGATGATCTGCAGCAGAGCTTCTCTGAAGAACTTCTTGCGCACCGTGCTGCTGTCATAATCATATTTCTGACGGGAAAagccagaaacacagagagagagagcttaaTGACTCGTAACAGCTTCTCTACTTGTTGCACTAATCATATTAACCTTAGCAATTCACATCTCGCAACATTTCATTCTGCTTCtgccagtgttgtagtcaacTAAACCaagatcgtggctgctgctgtgatcctgcatgacgcccactacatatattattactgtcattattactaccatatctattactgtaatcatttttatcattcattataattcattgtcattttatcagtcattgtacaatatgtttgtgttgatttgtcctgtacacgtgacatccattgcacgtctgtccgtcctgggagagggatccctcctctgtggctcttcctgaggtttcttccacattttttccctgttaaaggttttttgtgggcaagtttttcctcactcgaaccgagggtctaaggacagagggtgtcactccctgtacagattgtaaagccctctgaggcaaatgtactttgtgactttgggctatacaaataaaattgatttgatttgatttgatttgataaccAAGAATGGAGTGTGTTtagaccgagacaagaccaagacgTATTGTATGCAGTATTTAgagactgctgtgttttcttttggatgccGCTTTGCAAATGAACTCTTTGAAGTCAAATTTTATCACAGAAGAATAGTCTGACATCTCTTTGCAGACAGCCATCATTCATTCTCTTTGAATGCATATGAACTAGGACAGGGCTGAAGGGTAGTAAAAGCCATTAACAGTACTGAAAATTTCAAACAGAAATGAGTCTATTGGAAGTTTTAGGTCCAATCATAGTGATGATGACTGAGACAGGATCAAAACCAATACAACAAATCAGGCAATTTAGTGATATCCCCACAGTTGTGACCAATTGTCTTGACCAATCTTGAAATAAAAGTTCTCTTTGTTTGAGCCAGAGACAagacaaagtaaaaatgtaGTTGATTCTGAGACCAAGATGAACAACAACACTGCTGAAACCTCACTTCCCCTCTGGAGATAAATAGAATATACCATACTGTATATCCAGATCTGGACAGGTAGGTATTGCTCTTTGTTGTACTGGGGTTGATATATCTCCGAATAAAAAACAACTGCATGGCTAGATGTGACTACGGGTAAGTGAAAATCATGTTCTGTATATTATTCTTTACTTTGTATctacttatttttttatctagTGTGCTGTAacttaaataatgaaaacattttataagTTAATATCTTTATCTGACTTTATGCTTCCATCCATCTCACCATCTGTTTGTCAACAACAGCCTGTTTTAATTATCCTATTGTACCTTGAGAACTCGGTCCTGGCAGCGCTGGATGTTCTTGCACATGTCGTCTCCTCCCTGGGCCTCTAAAGACTGGTTGAGCAGCTGTTCAAATGTGTACACTGCATTGTCCATTTGCTGtcaaaataattttatataagTTATACAGTAGCACAAGAAAGATATCAATACTGTCCTGACAGTCAACCACAGCTTAGCTGCAGCTCACAGTTCATCTTTAGTGTCACACTCTTTCTGTCCAGCAGGTGGAAGTAGAGACTTCACCACAGATAGCACAGCGTTGCTGGTGTGTGTTCTCTCACCAGGAATTAGGGAGTGTTTTCAGGCATCCTGACACTGCTATGGTACATGTTGATTCTGCGTCTTATATCAGAGATAATCACTGTAGCAGCTTACCTCCCTCATGAGGATCTGAGCCCtgctgacaaacacagaggggTTGGAGACGTCGAACCTCTGCTGCAGCCCCTCCAGATTGAGCTGCTCCACCTTCTCATAGCAGCTCTGCATCTTCACTGGGTGGAAGGCCAGCATGGACAGCCTCTCCAAGTGCtaaggaaaacacagacagttgATGGTAACAGTGATCAAGGTGGTACAGGCAGCGTATGAGGAGAAATAAGACCAGACAAAAAGGCTGAGTTGATTGTTCAGGATCAGTCAGCGAGGGCAGCTGAGGACACTCCCTGACTTCTAATTAAAGACTAGCACTAACGTAGTCAAGGCTCCCACAAACACTGCCTTTTCACACACTAATAATTTGATTAGAATGACATGGTTAGGGAATACTCTTCACATTCACACCCTAACACCTTAACTATATTCCCTAACTAAAATTAAGTCAACATTGGAGTATATTTGACCCAGTTAGAGCCAGGTAAGTCATTGTAATTGCTCCTGTCATGTATAAAGCTCAGtgaggtttctgtctgtttgctttgaGTCTGTGATCATGTAAAAGTGGTTTTGTGTGAAAAAGTAGCGCTGGTAACAGATGTAGGAGGGGAAAAGGGCTTGGTGGATTTCCTGTTCC
It encodes:
- the niban2a gene encoding protein Niban 2a, which encodes MGDVVSSHLDESRREMITARTGHLMKEFSDVYEQQYAVALFNSVRYEIEGGGGTQAQLLHRKDPLAGRSIFSGSLFQYLEENRKWRNRFVSVPNSYTISLYENKTAHERGLHPKVTINCAGYKALTSMEEYLELINASLPGIKAKVGTHPFIKCASQFPLILWHPYARHHYFCVMTEKEQKKWHAVLQDCVRHSDNGLSEDCPVQMPAFTDAVRLHRQAKGHYGTWDMMCGQPPQILANLVMETLHPELRSVIGPRLKGKMQQKQRNWMLISDAVYRQVLAQTTGQYEALVEACEAQRVQLDARLRTDMDQIITSKEHVSSKIRAMVLPKAEQLLRNSVQPYISSILEALMEPTSRGFSEVRDVFFRELVEISKNSLNGGGKEKLGDHLERLSMLAFHPVKMQSCYEKVEQLNLEGLQQRFDVSNPSVFVSRAQILMREQMDNAVYTFEQLLNQSLEAQGGDDMCKNIQRCQDRVLKKYDYDSSTVRKKFFREALLQIIIPYMLQHLSPSCSPELPHFKELIFEDFSRFLLVENLFEEVVLQSVSKDIMMAVKEAAVQRRHNLYRDSIILTSSDPNLHLLGETPSVDWAAKFGGDEADGSVDVGGIEGGCSGKRRRQVVSMIQLDGVPLPFESCLEVPGVELIPEEDAEMFDVKEEDQGEDEEDADLPEVPKSPKSPDSVNEIRDLINPVLEVVIPVSEESQSDITNGTEPTTGTITMEDGVEEDVINVTTVVEDVPRKSLQGKSSPQTILQQLIGSKKQDADEEHQEETETAVHEDDSERIVEAAESGYESSPKPPLSTDSSPCGDNGFQSPTKEGLDEGEPQPIINKKDKIIDPGEVEVLLV